In Lolium rigidum isolate FL_2022 chromosome 7, APGP_CSIRO_Lrig_0.1, whole genome shotgun sequence, the DNA window GATTATGAAAAGGCATATGACAGGGTTAATTTAGATTTCCTTTATGAGATCTTGCACCTTAGGGGTTTTAGTCCTTTCTGGATTAGGTTGATTAAACAGCTAACTTCTGGTGGATCAGTGGGTGTGAAAATTAATGAGGTTGAAAGTGATTTTTTCCTTACTGGTAAAGGCTTAAGACAGGGAGATCCCTTGTCTCCTGGTCTTTTTAATTTTGTAGTAGATGTGTTCTCAAAAATGCTCCTCAAAGGGGGCAATGAGGGTTTGGTTAGGGGTCTGTGTCCTGAGTTTGTTCCGGGTGGAGTAGTTTgcctacaatatgctgatgatactttgcTTTTCTTAGAGAAAAGTAATAGGATTGCAACTAATTTGAAGTGGATCTTAACTTGTTTTGAACAAATATCTGGTATGCGTATTAACTATCATAAGAGTGAGTTGATTCCTATTAATGTGGAGGTAGAGGAATGTACTACTTTCCTGGAAACTTTTGGGTGTGTTTTGGGATCTTTCCCAATCAAGTACTTAGGAATTCCTTTGCACTATGACAAGTTAAAAAGGGAGGATTTACAACCTTTAATTGATTCTCTCTTGAGTAGATTAGCTGGTTGgagggggaagttgttgtcctctgCAGCCAAAAGGGAACTAGTTAGATCAGTATTAGCTAGTATTCCTATTTATTTGCTTTCTTTCTTTAAGTTCCCTAAATGGGCTCTAAAATTGATTAATACTCAATTGGCTAATTGTATGTGGAATGATGAGGATGGAAATAATAAAATTCATTTAGCTAATTGGCGATCCGTGTGTATGAAAAAAGAGTTTGGTGGCATGGGTATTCCCAACCTGCAAGATTTAAACTTGTGCCTTCTAGAGTCTTGGATTAAAAGATACATACAAGGGGAAGGAACTTTATGGAGGAAAATTATTGACAGTAAGTATAATACTAGGGACCCAAACATCCTCTGCTGCCATGATGCTCACCCTTCTACCTTCTGGAAAGGGGTAATGGGAGCTGCAGAGGCTGTTAGGTTTGGCTATAAGTGGAAAATAGGGAATGGTAGGAGTGTGAGGTTTTGGGAGGACATTTGGTTTGGTAATTCTAATCTAGCTACTCAATTTTGGGACATTTACTTTGTGTGTAATCAGCAAACTAAAACTGTTAGGGATATTTGGGATGGTGCAAATTTGAGATGTGATTTTAGGAGAACCTTCTCGGATGACATGATGTCTCAATGGCAAGAAGTGTTAGCTATTGCTGAAACTATAGTTTTTAGTGAAGATGAGGATCAGTTGATCTGGTCCTATGAAACAAATGGAGTTTATTCTTCAAAAACTATGTATGCTATAGTTAATTTTAGAGGTGTGACTCCAATTTACTTACCTGCTGTTTGGGATCTAAAAATCCCTCCAAGAATCCAGATCTTCCTGTGGCTGTTGTCACAAAATAAAATCATGACTAGGGATAATATGAGGAGGAGAGGTATTCCAAAACCTATGGAATGCTCTTTCTGTAAAGAGTTTGAAAGTGTTCATCATCTCTTTTTTGATTGTCTTGTGGCAAAACAAATATGGAGTCTGGTGGAGGAGGTGTTTAGATATAAGGTAGATAAATACTTGGACATAGCTAGTAGGTGGCTTTGTAATAAGAAATTCCTGCAGTTTAATTTCATTTCCTCTGCTGTTCTTTGGGGGATTTGGAATTCTAGGAATAGTTTAGTGTTTAATAGACTTACTTGGTTGAATTTAAAGCAGGTGTGGAGTGTGATCTTGTCATACCTAAGGAATTGGAAAGTTCCTTTCAAGGATCAGGTGTGGAAGGAGGTGGATTTGTTCATGGCTGAAGTGTTCCTCTTTCGACTGGATCACTTCCTGGGCTCCTGCTTCCAAGATGTCTCATGGTGGGAGAGCTTCGCTTGACTTCCTGAAGGAACATCCGGAAGAGGAAGCCTCGGTGCATGTGGTGCTGCGAGCAAAACGCCAGGAAAAGAGCAGGAGAATGCTGCTTTTGTGTTGCAGTAGTTTGTGTTTTTCTTGCTGGTTTAGCTGTTTCCTGTTTGTAAGAAACTAGTTGGTAGCTTTTGTGGGTGCGCTTTTGTTTGCGCTGAGCTGGTTCTTGGTCGGTTCGGTTGCTCCTGGAGGAGTTGATGTCGTTTGTTTCTGAACTAGGCTGCTGTTTAGGCTACAAAGTGTAGCAGGGTTTTCTCTGAGTGCGTTTTTATTTCTGTAAAACTGATGACACTGGTTTCTTTTCGGCATGAAATGGAACCGGGGAGAATGTCTCCCtgagaatctaaaaaaaaaaatcttatatCTTGTTTCTAGTTGAACTTGGGACGGAGCTGCGAAATGATAAGTGTGCCGGCCATACCACGCGGAAACAAGGAAcgtgtgggattaaaactttctacTTTTAGAACAGGAGGATGTGAGAACTACTTTATTTCTATTTTGGGTGGGGCACTCCCTAAAACTAACCGGTACTAGGTCACTCTGTAGCAATATCCTATTTTATTTCCCATGAAGAATTAATTTCTTTAGATTCTGACTTAACAAACAACTTTTATGGGACGTTGAAACCCACCATTTATCCATTTAAGGATACATAAATGAGTTTTTTTTCACTTTACTAGACTTTTGAACTTAGAACAGTAGACaagtgattttttttattttaacaaGTAAAAGAAGTCAGGTAATCCATGAAGGTTatgtttatactccctccgtctcgatCTTAGATTTGTAAAGAGTTAGATGTATTTGCACACGAAGTATTCATGCGCGATTGATTCGCGATTGCGTAGTGGAACGGCTAAATTGATTGAAAACTCTCAGATTTGCACAGCACTAGCACCGTACACGGCGGATACACGATCTATGTACAGACATCGACACCAATGTCGATCGAGCCTAGCTACTTTTTTATTTCGTGTTAATCCTAGCAGCTAATCACCTCGGCAAGGAGCTTATACCTCCTCACCTTGACCCTACCCGGCCGCGTCAACTTCCCAGCCTGCATCGACTTCTTGTTGGCATTCCCCTTCGCCGCTGCgcccggcgacggcggcagggtTGCGCTGTCGTCGGCCTTCTGCTTATTGTTGCCGTTGTTACCCTTCGCCGTTGCGCCCGGCGACGGTGGCAGCGCTGCCCTCTCGACGGCCTTCTGCTTACTGTTTCCGTTGGTCCCGTTCGACGCGCCTGGGGACGTCGGCGGCGTTGCCCTCTCATCGGTCTTCTGCTTCTTGTTTCCGTTGTTACCCTTCGACGCTCCTGGCGACGGCGGTAACGCTGCCCTCTCGTCGGCCTTCTGCTTCTTGTAGCCGTTGCTACCCTTTGCGCCCGGCGACGGCGGCAGCGCTGCTCTCTCGTCGGCCTTGTGCTTATTGTTGCCGTTGTTACCCTTCGACGCGCCTGGCGACGGCGGTAACGCTGCCCTCTCGTCCCTCTCGTCGTCCTTGTGCTTCTTGTTGCCGGTGTTACCCTTCAACGCGCCTGATGATGGCCGCAGCGCTGCCCTCTCGTCAGCCATCTGCTTACTGTTTCCATTGGTCCCGTTCGACGCGCCCGGGGACGTCGGCGGCGCTGCCCTGTCATCGGTCTTCTGCTTCTTGCCGCTGCTTCCCTTCGCCGTTgcgcccggcgacggcggcggtaacGTTGCCCTGTCACCGCCCTTGTGCTTCTTGATGGGCTGGCCGACCTCCGCGGCCGATCTCGTCGACCTCGTAATGGCGCATCCGGCCTCGTCACTCTGCCGACacaccccctccccctcctcctcctcggaggtcgACGCGTCCACTGATGCCGCGGCCTTCCGTTTATCCGTGGTCTTGCCAGCCAGCGCGTCGGCGAGTCCCTGGCCTCCTCCGCCTTGGGCCGGCTCCCTCAGGCACCAGTTGCACCGCCTGTACGCCGTCGCCCTCGGGTAGAGATCGCTGCAGTATCTGCAATACACATAGACGCCCACATCAGGTTCCATGGACGTCTGACCGATCGATACAAGAACGCGCGCGTCGATCGATATGCCTGTGCGCGGGACTGCGCGCACGGTACGAACCTGTGCTGCATCCGGACGCGGCAGAGCTTGCAGCGGAGCAGCTCGTGCGGCAGGCCGCGGTCGCCGCACATGCAGcagacggcgccggcgccggccaccgGAGAAAGCGGCGGCTCCACCTCCATGGGAGCTTCACTTAGGATCGATCACGCGGCAGGTGGATGGGCGGGAGGGAGTGAGAGACGGCCGGGCCGAGAGCAAGGTAGGGGAGTGTGCTTGCTTGTGGAGTATATCAGTTGGATGCGCGTACAAGCCAAGGCATTAACGCGTCACATCTTCTCTGGGTCGCGTTTATGGTTGCAGCTAGGGTGTACCAGGGCAGGTTTCGTGAGGTACGGGGATAGCTCCGCTATTTATATACTCCCTCAAGGACTTTGGGATGAGATGTGAATGGCTGGCTGAGGACAAGACTTGCAATTAAGGGTTCAATTTATACTTACTTCATTTTCTTATGAAGAAGGGACCCATGCATCCGTCCTCTCTCCTCTGTCCCTGCCGTGTGAGGTGATCGTGATCCCGATGGCGCGTTGGAGACACTAGACAACCGGCGACATTGACAATTCAGAAACAGATAAAGACGCTTCATGATTCCTCATTAGATCTCCAGCACACCGCACACCGCACACCCGCAGCGAAAATGAAGAAAACGATGGAGCGGCTTATAATTTAGTTAAGGCTTGTGTTTCTATTAGATCTCTAAGTTTGAAACGTTTTTTTTCCTGAGTGAAACAGACGACTGAGATTAAACCATACATTACATATTCGAGATTAAAGGTAGGATGTCTGAGATTAAAGGACACGACAATATCCTTTTGGAAGTTTACAATGTTTTAAGGTTTGGAGATCTAATCCATgtactctctttcttacgtggaaGCTAGCAGCGATCCATTCCATTCACCCATCCCAATTTCTCTCTTGCATTTCGATCAGATGGAGATGGGTGCATCGATCAATCAATGGCGGCTGAGTTGACACGATAGATAGGCAGGATATCTTGTTCCTCGAATAAAATCTCCAGGCGGAATATTAAACCTCGAGCTAGCTAGGGATCGAGGGCTTTTTTGTTCGTTTGTGGAGGAAGCTATTCTGGGATGAGTGCGCATAAACCGAAGCTGGCACGCACGATCGACGCCTCCTTCGATCGGCTATCTTCTTTTTCTTTAGGGAAAGAAGCATTTTCTCTGGTTACCATTAATAGAACCAACGTACTTTGACCTACTGTGGTACAAGGTTTCAGCACATCGTAGAAGCAACTTAACAATGAAGGATAACTATGTGCAGATCAACTTGTCGCTTGCAGGTTCTCTTCGCGTCTGTCTTGCTTACAAAGCGGCTCAAGATCTTCAACATTCACTCTGTACCAGAATTCTTCACGAAAATCCAAAACTGATCCCAGAAGTATATGCACCTGCCtaatggaaagtaacatttcaaaatacaaaaaaatcttTGAAAAATAGCACATTGACATATCCATATCCCATGCTTACTCATAAAATTTCAGCTAAAAAGAACATTTTTAATGACTTGTGTAAAAAGGATAAAATTCGTGCTTCAATAACGCTTGTTTACATCACTACATTTTGGTATTTTTGCCTAGGATGACATATATGAATTTTCTTCACGAATGTTTGTAGACATGTAAAGACACGAACATCTACAACGCCAAGTAATTtagtttttttattattttaaatatttttgacGAATTTACTATTTATTCGGAAGCATATGCTaatcgggagcatatgctcctaggaACCAAAACACTATGTGAAATTATTTCTGAAAGAAAGATTTGAAAGGCTGGACAAGGAGTTTTTACACACAGGAGAATATGCTCATCATATTTGAAATGAGTTTTAAActcattttaaaatattaaatattctGATAGAAAAATGTGGGGCGTACATCTCAATGTTCTATATTTTTATATCGTGGGTGAAAAAGATAAATTTGATGCTAAAAAAACTCTTCCTCGTCTTTTTAACACATGACACACAAAAAAATGCTGGTTTTGACCGAAACTTGGCGTCTTCACATAAGATATCGAGGCGTACGCGTGGAATTTTTGTTCGAAATTTTcttgatattttaaaatgttctTTTCGGTGGCataagcatatgcacccaagatcaTCGTAAGTAGATTTCCGATACTGAAAGCAACTAACAAGGCAAGGAAAACATATAAAACCTAGTATTACTTTAAACGTAGAACACAAAGAATTATTCAGCTTTTCCTGCATGAGCATGTTTGATGACTTTTGTGTGTGGCAAAGGCGTGTTTGATGATGCGCCGTACAAGACATGGCAAGAGAGTCACGTACACAACCAAGACTTGAAGACCTTGACTTGTTTACTCCTTCAGGTCTTCCTTGGGCACTAAGGGACGATGGAAGACATAGCCATATTTGTCACCACCACCAGTCGGCGTCGTCGTCTTATCAATACTAGAAACAGTGTGAACTGGTTTATCTGTTCATCTGATCCGCGTCGGGAGGTGAGCTCATGATATCACGCCCAAGTCTACCAACCCTATCAAAAGCGTGTGTTCCTACTTAAACTAATCAGTGCTCCATCATATTAGTAAATTCACCATCTCGGAAATCATGGCGGAACGATGGCAAGACGAGCACGAAGCTGGTGGATGTGCAAGCCTGGATGCATACGCACAGAGCACTGTACGTGGCCCCATTTGCATCCTGCAACCCCTAGATCCACTGAAAGAAAATCCTTCACATATGCTAAAACCAATTGGTCAAATCACATCGTTTAGTGCCCCCTCTCTTTGCCTGGCATTCCCGCACAAGAAACAAAAGGGAGAAGAAGCTTATGTGTACGCCACGGTGAGAATGCTGTGAATCCCAACCACAGGATATGGGAACTCCTACGAAACtttcagccgtctccccgacgcagGCTCTTGGCAACCTTTTTTTATCCGGACAGCGAAAAATAGTCCAGCCACGCTTCTAGATCCTCGCTTTTATCCGGATTTGagttttcatccatccggcgagcccatgtCATCCCCGGCCCTCCGGACGCGCGCTAGGGATTCCGGAGAAAACGTcgaggaaagttcccgcgcgcatggcaagaaaggccggccgtcgttctcatcgcatcgtcttccacgcGCTATAAAAACCCGCGATCGGTCTTCGTCGGACCTCAAATTCACGCGCggctccctctatttatcgccggaCCTACCGCGTTTGGCCGCATtcaccaccgccgtctccctTCTCTCCCCAATCTTCTCTCCCCaatcctcctcgagcgagcaatgGTGGGCTACGACGACGGTGCGGCGAACAACGGATTCGGCCGACGGTCGCTGCACCAATGGGAGGCACGACTGCTGCACATGGatggctacccggcgccgccggactttcGCGCGCCCGGAGGCTGGCGCCTGAGCGTGGgggcgtcccgatcccgccgccgccagtgagaagcgatgccctcgacgtCGAGATCGACACCGTGTTTAAGTTTAGTTTAAGTTTCTCTCTAGAGAATTTAAATATATTACGAATTCAGCCTATATATGTAAAAACTCGCTTATAGAtattaaatatctctaaatttcgcCTAAGTTTGAATTTTTCGTCTATttatgtttgaattcaaatatattaTGTCTTTCCTCTAGGCTCACCGCGGGAAAATGAGCCCCCTTACCAAATTTTACATCCATACGGCGCTAAATAGCGTTTACATCCATACATCGCTAAATAGCGCGACCTGGGAGCCCCAaacaactggagatgctcttactatccTACATAAAACGATCTATGTTTCAGTTCCAGTCGGAATGAGACAAGACATTACCAGACTCCACCGTAGATGGTACTTCCTCCTAAAGATACAAAACCAATAGACAACTGTCCCAGAGCACGTAAATGATGTCAATGAGCTCAGCGATGAAGGATTTTGCTTTCAGAGTTATCAAAAAATAAACATGAACATAGGTTTATGTTGTACTCCGTATCTTAAAATCACGTGTAAGGCCAACCTAAAGCTGAAATCGACATCTCAATACCATCTTCAGATAAACTGTCCCAGAACGAGCAAGCCAAGACATAAATGATGCAAAAAGAAACTCTGCTGTCCAAGAACAAACAAGCACAACACATAAATGATCCAAAAAAGAAACTCAGCAATACAAAAGAACGAACAAATACCTAGCAAAAAAGGCCAAACCAGCCATCTCTACAAGATGGTCCAAGTGCAGACAGACTCCGAAACGGAGATGAATGTGCGGCACAAACAGTGGTTTCACTTATTAGCAAGTCAAAATTTCTTGAAAGAATCACCATCCATGACTCTCAGCGTCTACAAGCCTAGAGCACTAGATCTTGCGACACATACACACAACAGACACTACAGAATACAGACACCACTCTTTTTTTCACTTTCACCTGTCTCACCCACTTTTAGGACGACCTATAACCTCCCTCTCTCTCACTTTctgtctttctctctctctctctctctctcttctctctcttacCTTGCTATGCTCTCATCAGACCAAAACCTTGTTTCCCATTGGAGGGAGTGgaacctatctctctctctctagctaACTAGCTGCTGATTACCATAGAAGGGGTATGCTCCATATGCTGGGGCGTACATGTTCGGGTGCGGGATGGGGGAGGCGTAGCCATATCCACCGTAGAACGGCGAGCCATAGTACATGTTCCTCCTGTTACCGGAATCACCCCTTGACTGGAAAGAAAACAGCGAGTCAAGAGTGATAGAAGGGAATGGATAACCAATTCCACAAGAAACATACTTTAAAATCAACAAGTTATATGCAGCTGATATAAAGTAAAGATTTAACAAGTCATGCTGGGTGCAACAAAACAAACCCTCTCAGCGGCAAGATGATAATAATTTGCATGGAATAGTTTGAAATTCAAAGAACAGCAGATTTAGGAAACTCAGATGCGTCATGACAATATTTACTTATCTAAAAATGTGCCAAATGAGATAGTTGTATGAAAAGCATAAATGGAGTAGTAATCACTAGTTCAAAGTTCTCAGTATTGAGTACACCCCCTAGTGGCTCCCAAAACCAGCCTATGCCACTATGAACATATTACCTGATTTAACTATTAAGAGAGAAATGAGCATTACTCAATTGGGCTAGCTGCGCAAGCGTCGCACAGTACCCACCGGTGTTTGAGTCCTAGTGATAGGAGCTAGGGTCCTACCTTTATAACAAAATACCACCAAGGGTTCATCCTGGCTGGTCCCTTCTTTTATAAGTGATGATAGGAAAGAGCAACAGTTGAGTGATTTGTTCTGCCACCATCTAGTCCACTGTTTTCTACTTATCTTGAGCTCTAATGCCTCCATAAAGATGTGGCATGCAGTcaacggaaatacttttgtacacccacgcatgggtgtgggtgtttccgtcaccgtccataATTATGGATGAACAATGGGTATGTACTAGCGGGAAATATAGAACTTTGAATGCAGTCAACAGTCATCCTCAAAATGCATAGCCTAAAACATATTTGAATAGGGTCTACAGCACAATGGGTATGTACTAGCAGGAAATATAGAACTTTGAATGCTTTGCACAGTGCCATAATTATGGATGAACAATAAATAAAACCAGAAAATGTGAAAGAAATTATtgtgaagaacaagaacaagaaaattTCTGTTATTCGGTGAATAACTATGGCAACCTAGTAATATTCCATTTCACGACCATCCAATATTAACTCTGCAACTGATTTTTTTGTGTTTGCTACATTAAACAGCGTCAATGAAAACATGGAATCAAACATGATGACGCGTACCCATAGATCAGCCACGGGATTTACTACACTATGGTTGCATTAGCCATTTTGCATAGCCAAACGACACAAAGTATATAGACAGACATCATTTACAAGCTAAGTGAGAGGATAAGGCGGATGGTTGGAGTCTCGACTGAGGTAAATAAAATAAGGCTTATAACAGATAAAGGGTGTGTACTTGAATTGTTTATTTTGTGACTACTAGAAACAACTACAAACCATAAGGCCGGAATGGAACAAAATAATCTTGTTCTAATAATCAATAGCATATAGGACGAGGTAGCACAGATCCATCGAAGCAGGAAATGGGAAAGATCATTAATAGCGTATAAGACGAGGTAGCTTAGATTCATCGAAGCAGGAAATGGGAAAGATCATTAATAGCATATAAGACAAGGTAGCACAGATTCATCGAAGCAGGAAATGGGAAAGATCATACATGTATGAGACTATGTTGAAAAGCAAATTAAGATaggacatggtgttttggctcataggactagatgcacctattatggaacatGCACTTCAAAtgtatttcaaaatgttaaaaaattatgAAAAACAATTCTGGGTGGACATCAGAACATTCTATGTTTGCACATAAAATTTTGTGGAGAACAAATATTTTTCTGgcctgtgtaaaaagacaaaaaatgacTCGTGAAAAGCTATTTTAGAGCACCAAAAATTGTCTTTTTTATCCAAGCCACAAAAATATTCCACGATAATTTGTGTGAGAACATAGAATATCTGCATGTACACCCAAATATTTTTTCCAAATTTTtagacattttgaaatatgttgTTTGGACAATGGGTGCATTTGCACAtacgagccaaagtgaatatccgatTAAGGAAGGCAGTAACTTGTTTCCAAATTTTTCCAAACTTGATACAGTTTTAGCAAGATGATTGGTGTGATGAAAATTGATAATATAGCAAGGAAtgacaaaaaatagaaaaatagctGTCTCACATGACCAACCTGTTTGTGGGATGGGCTGCGGCCCCATGAAAGGCGAACTGCCTGCTTTCCAATGACAGAACCATTCAATCCTTGCAGTGCTTCTTCCGCATCGGTTCTGAAAACAGGCATGCATAAATTATAACTCCCAGCAGGTTGTAGAAAGACAAATAGTAAAGCATGTTACAGCTTCAGACATGTACCTGTTGACATACTGAACAAAGCCACATTGCTTCCCAAGAGGAATTTTAACAGAGGCAACATCGCCATATTTGGCAAATGCTTTCCTCAGTTCATCTTCACTAACATTTGGGTCGAGCCCACCAACATAAACCTAAAGCAGGTTGGCAACTTCAAATTAGAAGACAGCCTACAAGGTTAACATATGAGGAAACCAGAAACACACCGTTCTGTTAGTAGAATCACCGTCTGAATGCCCAGGTGTTGAGGAACCAGAATCACCTGAAGTTAATAGTGAAGAAGTCGGGTAAAGAATGGATTAATTCTATACTAATTTCATATGAGAAAGAAACCAAGTACGTATTGTCCTCTATAAACAAGGAAGAGGCATGCATCCTCCAGTTATGAAGATAAGGACATAAAGCAATTGAAGTATTGTAATGTAATTGGCACCATTAATATAGGAATGCTACCTCCACAGTGGTCCATAAGAGTTCTGGTGAAGTACATACTATTCTAATTTCTATTGGAGTATTGGTTACAAATGTGGTCCTCAAACACACAGGAATACAAATTAGACAATAAATAACAGAAGAAATCGCCACTTCTTTTGTTAAAACGTCAGATGTGTTCCAAAATCCTAGATGGAAGAACACTATGGCAACATCATGATCATACAAGGTAAAAATTTAAGAAGATTTTCCAgaattatatactccctccgtccataaaaggatgtcctaGATTTGTCTAAAGTTGGATGTATGTAGACAATATTTTCCAGAGGGAGTAATAACGATTTATTGTTACCTACATGAGCCgtaaaactattcaaattttgtAAAACTTAAAGCACTTGCGTGGAAAAGAATCAGCAATTCAATGAAGTAACAAAAAGGAGGCTGTACAACTTCAGTCTGCAGAACAATCACAATAGATGGACATACCAGTTCTTCTAGGCGTTGCAGGTCCTATCCGGATCGGCCTAGTAGAGCAATATATACCATTCATTTCAGTCATTGCATGAGATTTGTCATTATCATCTGCGAATCTAACAAATCCATAGCCCCTAGAACGTCCTGTGTTTGCATCAATAATAACTTTAGCTCCTTTGACGGAGCGGTACTTGCCAGCAAAAAGCTCCATCAACATTTCATCAGTAACATCAGCAGCTAAATCACCAACAAATATCGAGTGATCAGAGACAACTTCGGATCGCTTTTCACCCATGCTATATGATGCCCAGTTTAACTTGAAGGCTCGATCGGTGTTAGGCATCACGTGCCCAGTAAAATTCTGAAGAGCTTTGTCTGCAGATGCATGGGAAAAGAACTCTACAAAACCATATCCCTCCGACTGCCCAGTTTGCCTATTGCGGATAACTTTTATGGTTACCACCTACGAAGTAGATGAACTGAAAAGGTTAGAAAATCAGACTTGAACACAAGAACAAATACCAAATGATTGGCGGGAAGCAAAAGAGATGAAATGATGAATGGTTAACATTCGTTCCACAATTTGATAAACATATTATAGTTGCTGCTTGCGAAGGTCTGAAAGATAGTCTCTCAAACTGTACAATAAACAAGAAACATATTATAGTTGCTGCTTGCGAAGGTCTGAAAGATAGTTCCTCTCAAACTGTACAATAAACAAGAACGCTCGCGCAACTTGCTTCTTCAATTAACCATCTTCCTGACCGAGCACCATATAAGTTGCCATCTTTACTCTTGCTGTCAACATCAGTGAGCACACCCCTAAGAAGATAACTGGCAAAGGCTTCAGTTATTGCTTCCTTTCCCTCCTCCAACTGTTCTTTTACTTATTCCGTAATTGCCAAAATGCAATAACCAACCGGATCATTCAGACAGTTCATTAACCCATTACACACCAATACCATAAATCCCATGACATAGTTAGCACGTTTGGCAGCTCACGTCGCCCAGGGGGCAATTACCCCTTACGACATAATAGTACAAACCACAATttcagaaaggaaaaaaaaagtggcTTGCGGACATTTATGGCAGTACACTAATAACCAAACAGACAAGAGCATTCCGTCCGTACTGCAGTGAACGGCCTTAAAGTTGCCGCCTGGAGCACGGCTAATTTTAGAAATACCGCACTTTTATTTGCATTAAGCGACAAACTAAGCACGAATTTACGCTTGTATGGCAGTT includes these proteins:
- the LOC124677334 gene encoding mucin-1-like translates to MEVEPPLSPVAGAGAVCCMCGDRGLPHELLRCKLCRVRMQHRYCSDLYPRATAYRRCNWCLREPAQGGGGQGLADALAGKTTDKRKAAASVDASTSEEEEGEGVCRQSDEAGCAITRSTRSAAEVGQPIKKHKGGDRATLPPPSPGATAKGSSGKKQKTDDRAAPPTSPGASNGTNGNSKQMADERAALRPSSGALKGNTGNKKHKDDERDERAALPPSPGASKGNNGNNKHKADERAALPPSPGAKGSNGYKKQKADERAALPPSPGASKGNNGNKKQKTDERATPPTSPGASNGTNGNSKQKAVERAALPPSPGATAKGNNGNNKQKADDSATLPPSPGAAAKGNANKKSMQAGKLTRPGRVKVRRYKLLAEVISC
- the LOC124670363 gene encoding polyadenylate-binding protein RBP47-like, giving the protein MQMAATTTDSQLAVPLHHPHPHPHAHPHPPPQHAHPHHHMPQPRWVVIPYPPPSMVGAPPPPPPQFAKHYPAGPPPPPPAAAGRRTPTPPAAGSGGNGCEDNKTIWVGDLQYWMDENYLHNCFGPSGEVVTIKVIRNRQTGQSEGYGFVEFFSHASADKALQNFTGHVMPNTDRAFKLNWASYSMGEKRSEVVSDHSIFVGDLAADVTDEMLMELFAGKYRSVKGAKVIIDANTGRSRGYGFVRFADDNDKSHAMTEMNGIYCSTRPIRIGPATPRRTGDSGSSTPGHSDGDSTNRTVYVGGLDPNVSEDELRKAFAKYGDVASVKIPLGKQCGFVQYVNRTDAEEALQGLNGSVIGKQAVRLSWGRSPSHKQSRGDSGNRRNMYYGSPFYGGYGYASPIPHPNMYAPAYGAYPFYGNQQLVS